One window of the Pseudochaenichthys georgianus chromosome 21, fPseGeo1.2, whole genome shotgun sequence genome contains the following:
- the LOC139435937 gene encoding uncharacterized protein, producing the protein MAPNLVIGQATAEANESGSPALPAGKSKPEVGKGDKGKGKAQKENPPPGVSYSFTEAQEEAIACWVKSKKLLYDMKYKEKALKRHLWEGKAAEYRLDSAGGSTQEEIPKRSGDGLSSSDEEDPILAEEASENDSDRDKFIRRVFGFLKPHIRRHNKEIPASFKDKLALAETGELAGSDDSFADKSREPNQKYTGYPTPRPPSRTGTAAEDQSESPMEMSYRSIIP; encoded by the exons atggccccgaacttggtcatcggccaagcaacagccgaagCAA ATGAGTCAGGCTCCCccgccctccctgcaggcaagtCCAAGCCTGAAGTGGGCAAGGGCGACAAAGGGAAAGGCAAGGCCCAGAAGGAGAACCCACCCCCTGGTGTATCATACAGCTTCACAGAGGCGCAGGAGGAGGCAATTGCTTGCTGGGTGAAGAGTAAGAAGCtactgtatgacatgaagtaCAAAGAGAAGGCATTAAAGAGGCACCTATGGGAGGGAAAGGCTGCGGAGTACAGGTTGGATT CTGCGGGAGGGTCAACCCAAGAAGAAATCCCAAAGAGGTCTGGTGATGGTCTGTCGAGCAGTGACGAGGAAGACCCCATCCTTGCTGAGGAGGCCAGTGAGAATGACAGTGACCGTGACAAGTTCATCCGCCGGGTCTTTGGGTTTCTGAAGCCACACATCAGACGTCACAACAAGGAAATACCAGCTAGT TTTAAGGACAAGTTGGCCCTGGCTGAGACGGGTGAGCTGGCTGGGAGTGACGACAGTTTTGCAGACAAATCCAGGGAGCCCAACCAGAAGTACACTGGCTACCCTACACCGAGACCTCCTTCCAGGACAGGAACAGCTGCCGAGGACCAATCCGAGTCTCCTATGGAGATGAGTTACCGGAGCATCATCCCGTGA